The Thunnus maccoyii chromosome 12, fThuMac1.1, whole genome shotgun sequence genomic interval AGCCTGGGCAGTACACACAACCAGATTCAAGATCTTACGGACCAGCTGACACGCATTAAATACCAGctggaagaagagaagaggaaaaaaagactgGCAGAGGAGCGCTACACCAGCCAACAAGAAGAGTATGAGGCCGCTGTCCGCCGCAGACAGAAAGAACTTGAAGAACTTAACTGGAACAAGATTGACTTGGAAAAGGCTGTGAAGGACAAGGAACGTGAAGTGGAGAGGATGAAGATACTGTTAGAGGAGGAGGCAGCACGTCGACGAAATGCTGAAACAGATATCTCAAAGGTAAGAACACAGTGCACCCAGGAGATTAATCAGCTTAAACAGACACACGAGACAGAGATCAACATTAACAAGACGACGATCCTGAAAGTCTcacaacagaaagaagaagacacaacagAACTGAGACTGCAATGTGACAGACTCACTGCTGAGAAGAGAGATCTAGAAGAGGAGCTGAGGAGACTGAGACAATCAGTTGCTCAcacagaagagaggaaaaacagagcagagcaggaggtCAGCCAGCAGAGGGCCTCAGTGACAAAAGAGACAAGGATTCGCAGTGAGCTGGAGGTGCAGCTGAGAACGCTcatgcagcagagaggagaggatgatcTCAAACTAAAGGAGGCCACCACAAACAATCAGGAAAAGAGCAGGCAGATCAGCATACTAACATTTAATCTGGAAGAGgaagtgaagaagaggaaagcTCTGGAACTGGAAATAAGTCACTTGAAAAAGGCTGAGGCAGAGCTGAAAGCAAAGAACACCTCCTATCTGGAGGCAATCAACAAGCTTAAAGTGTCTGAGCAGGAGACTCGCATCACCAGAGTGGAGCTGGAGAAGCAGACCAGTGAGAAAACCAAGGTTGAGCAGAGTTGTGCCAGGCTGCAGAGCCGTATCCGGGAACTTCAGTGCTCTCTGGATGGGACGGAAGCTGAGTTGGAGAAGCAAAAGAAAGCAAACCAGGAGGAGTTCACACGTAGAAAGAGAATGGAGGCCGAGTTGGAGAGGGTgacacacacctgcagagagCACACCACCACAATTAACACCCTGAAATCAATCCAGATAGAGACTTCCACCTCTAGTAAGAAGTATGAGCACGATCTGAGGGACCTCCAGGAGGCCCTGGACAAGAGCCTAAGAGAGCATAAAGTCACCAAAGAGGAACTGGCAGCTGCAACTGCTGAGCTGAAGACACTGAAACAGAAGCTCCAGCAAGAGCAGGCCCGGATTCATGAGCTCAACCAACGTAATGAGAGTCTGTATAAGACCATTGAAGAGAAGAGCCGCCAGCTTAACGATTACACTACTGAGATTGAAAAGCTGAAGACTCTGACACAGAACCTGACAAAGGAGAGACTGCGGttggaggaggagctgagggcAGTTAGACAGGAGAGAGATGAGCTAAAACTTAGCAAAGACACCATTGACGGAGAAAGTGCCACTCAAATCTCAGCACTGCATGTCCAGCTTCAGAGTAGCAACAAGAGGACATCAGAGCTCCAGGCTCTCATCAATGACCTGACcaaggagagagaaaagcttAAAATGGAAATAGACAAATTCCAAAAGCAATCGATCGAGGTATATTTGATTGCACTGAAGGATCATCTCCACATAATTcaattaatttcatattttggtTGCTTTTGCATGTGCAGGTGCATTAAGACTGAGGCTGATTTCAAACTAGTCCTGTTGTATCTGATGACAGAACTCAAGATTACTTATTTTAGGGATTTTGCATGAATTTTCTTTCTTACTAAATGCTTTTACTTAGATATGCATGCCTATTACACTTTTATACTACATTATGCCACTAAATTTAATTaatactttaataataatcactTATTTAATCACAATATTAGGGATCCCTGGATTAGccatagagagaaaaaatatatatattgaggCCATGTTTTACTACATCAAGCACTTGAAATGCTATTGCATGTGCACAAGATAGCCCACTCCGGGGCTCTGTACAATATACTAACTCATTGTAGAGATGTATGCACACATCtatacatatttacagtatcAGTTGGTTCCTGCAGTACTGACAACTGAGGGACATGTAATTGTGTCAATCAGAAATTAAACAGacttttatataaatgttatatGTTCATAAGCTCTGATAACAAACTGCTAAGAAAAGTTCCCTTGTGTACCCCTCagaataattaattcattaattagaGTTGTAATTGTAGCTTTTTTGCAAATGTGGCTTTTTGCTCTGTGCATCACTTGCTGGCGTTTTTGTATAGACATAATAACGTGTTGTCTTATCTCTCCACAGACATCCATGATCGTGCATGAGTCCCAGAGCCAATACagtgagctgctgctggagaaggATGGTCTGCTATCCAAGCTTAAACTGCTGGAGCAAGACAAAAACCGTTGTCAGCGCCTAGAAGAGGAGCTCACCCGCATCAAGCTCACGCTAGAGACTGAGCAACGCAACAAACAGCGCCTACAGGATGAAAAAAATGCCATCCATAAGGATTTCACCTATATGAAGAGCCAGTATGAGCTCAAAGATAACCAGATTAGGCAGTGTGAttcagacagagacagggctGATCGAGAGAGGCTCTCCCTGAAGAATGAGATTGAGAAGCTTATGAGGGAGTTAAAGAGTGTTGAGGAGAGGTACAAGAGCCAACTATTGATCTCTCAAAAGGAAGCATCAGACCTGGCTCTCAAGAGGGATGCcctggagagagagatacagaggcTGCAGCAGAGACCCATCACTTCATGCAGGCAGACCCAGACAGATCAGATGGTCCCAACAATTGATCCTTCCAAGCTGTTATTTGATGGGGTACGCCGCAAAGTCACAGCACACCAGCTTTGTGACTGTGGTATAATCAGTAAAGCCACCCTAGACCAGCTCCTAAAGGGAAAAAAGACAGTGGATGAGGTTGCTGTGGACATCCAACTTAGTCTCAAGGGTACTGGCGTTATTGCTGGCATGACAACAGGTTCTCAAGGGAAAATGCCATTCACTGAAGCCAAAAACAAGAACCTCCTCAGCCCAGAAAGCGCACTCATGCTCCTGGAAGCTCAAGCAGCAACAGGCTACATAGTGGACCCCACTTTTAATGAGAAGATGCCTGTGGATACTGCCTGTTCCAGAGGGATTGTGGATACAAAAGACAGAGACACCTTGGCCACAGCTGAAGCAGCGAGCACAGGTTTCAGAGATCCATACACTGGCAAAGTCTTATCTGTGGGCCAGGCTTGCAAACAGGGCCGAATGGACAAAGAGACAGCCATCCGCTTGCTCCAGGCTCAGGAGTCTGTCGGAGGAATATTGGACCCTGTTCTGAGTGTGTTCCTGCCAAAAGATCTGGCTTTGGATCGCAATCTTATTGATGAGGAGCTCTACAGGGCATTGAACAAAAAATCCACCTGCTACCTGGATCCAGCAACAGGAGAGAAGATAAGCTACAGTGACCTTAGGAAGAAGTGTACAGTGGAACGCGTGTCTGGATTGCTTCTGCTCCCTGGCCCAGAAAAGCCCATGACAGTAAAGGGTCTCCGTGGGGAAGTCTCTGTTGCAGAGCTCGTCCAATCTGAACTTCTGGATGAAACTGACTTGAAGAAGTATAATCAGGGTAAGCTCACCAGCAAAGATATTGAAGACAAGCTGAAGTCCTATCTCCATGGCTCCACCTGTATTGCAGGGATCTATGATGAGGCCAATGACAGAATAATGCCCTTCTATCAGGCAATGAAGGAAGGTCTGCTCATGAGAGGAACCACCCTGGAGCTTCTTGAGGCCCAGGCTGCATCTGGGTTCATTGTTGATCCAGTCAACAATGTCTTCTTGACAGTGGAGGAGGCTGCAAAGAGAGCCCTTATAGGAAAAGAGTTCAAGAACAAGCTGTTGTCTGCAGAGAAGGCTGTAACTGGATACAAAGACCCAGCCACAGGAATAACAATCTCCCTCTTCCAGGCTATTGAGAAAGATCTTATTGAGAAAGGTCATGGAATCCGTCTGCTTGAGGCCCAAATTGCCAGTGGTGGAATTATTGACCCCAAACAGAGCCACCGTATTGATGTTGGTGTTGCCTATAAAAGGGGATATTTTGATGAGGAGATGAATGAGATTCTAACCTATGAAGGAGATGACACAAAAGGGTTCTTTGACCCTAATACCAAGGAGAACCTGACATATCTTCAGCTGAAGGCCAGGTGCATCACAGATGACAAAACAGGCCTGATACTCCTGCCActaaaagacaagaagaagcCCCAGAAGTCAGAAGAGAGCCGTACCAATGTCCTTCGCAAGAGGCGGGTTGTGATCGTCGACCCAGACACTGGGCTGGAGATGTCAGTGAGGGAGGCCTATCACCGGGAGCTAATTGATTATGACACTTTCCTGGACTTGTCGGAGCAGGAGTGCGAGTGGGAGGAAATAACTATCAAGGGGTCAGATGGTTCTGCACGTTTGGTGATAGTGGATAGGAAAACAGGAACCCAGTATGACATCCAGGAGTGCCTGGACTGTGGTATCATTGACCAGAAGTCTTTGGATCAGTATCGAGCTGGAAAACTAACCTTGACGCAGTTTGCCGACCAAATTACCAGCAGAACCAGCTGCAGCGAGTTGACCATTTCAGCCAGCAATGTTGATGACGTGGTCACCTGCAGCAGTCCCAGCCCAACCTCTCCTACCGTTCGCAAACGCTTCAATAGTATTTCTATTACGGTCTCTCCCCCAGAGATGTTTGATGACCAGAGTCCTGTGGCGGCCATATTTGACACAGAGACTTTGGAGAAGATAACTATTCCAGAGGGGCAGCGAAGAGGCATAATTGATACTATTACAGCGCAGAGGCTGCTGGAGGCCCAGGCTTGCACCGGGGGCATTATCAACCCTGCCACTGGTGAGAGACTGTCGCTGCAGGATTCTGTCCATCAGAGCATCATTGATGAAAGCATGGCCACTAAGCTGAAACCTGCCCAGAAAGCCTATGTTGGATTTGAGGATGTGAAGACTAAAAGAAAGATGTCTGCAGCAGAGGCAGTGAAGGAGACATGGTTGCCTTATGAGGCTGGCCAGAGATTTTTGGAGTTTCAGTACCTGACAGGAGGCCTGATTGAGCCTGGCTCTGGACGTCGCATTACTATTGAAGAGGCTATCCGCAGAAGTTGGCTAGATGGTAAAGGAGCCCAGAAGCTTCAAGATACACGCAACCACCAGAAGAACCTAACCTGTCCCAAGACCAAACTGAAGATCTCCTACAAGGAAGCCATGGACAGCTGCATGGTGGAGGAAAGCAATGGTATGAAGATGCTACAGGCCACCTCAATGTCCACCAAGGGAATCAGTAGCCCTTACAATGTCTCTAACCCAGGATCTCGCTCTGGGTCCAGGGCAGGTTCCCGTACCGGCTCCAGAAGTGGATCTCGTAGAGGCAGTGTGGATTACTCATCTTACACCTATAGCTTCtcttccagcagcagcaccacctATAGCTCCAACACTAATTCTTAATGCACTGCATAGAATAAGAAGGGAACTAGTCATTACTAGCTGTTCCTTTGCAATTTGAGTAATATTTTAACAGTTTGCTTTTCTACAAGTTTTTTCTGCTACCTATGAGATTTTGAAAAGTTTGTTTAAATGCTgaatctgatttgtttttttgttagcAGTTTTTGGTAATTTGGTGTTTCATTAATGC includes:
- the dspa gene encoding desmoplakin isoform X1 → MSMHGGSTTRLTTMGQRSNSRPDLASASFRNEVFSGGNGFQGDYQTGDGGYNYTSTFSRNSTHYGTGFGGQKGQVSMGGGGGGGISVLGIQQRAGHLTGQCQEYLQKAKMTLQGGGSAVEVEKLMMMAAESMEQLKSCGRELQQLRVSNDIFRHVDQFQHMHGALQQQLSGGMTTRWNRGSVGSAEGGRIFNDAMAWIAQQKRMIETAPWGDDSATIEKQIMTHNKNHSSIQRSQEVDRARDDLNMRGDKYNLYTLEQEWDSLQKMSHSRVSQLRELQGIIEEISRAIMWVNEKEEEELVFDWGDKNIDQYIPKKQESYSRLMRDLEEKEKELNKLKVKADGLVNNNHSASDKIEAYMDTLQTQWSWLLQITKCIHVHLKENAAYSQFFKEANETYAKLQKVHETIRSKFTCDKNTPLDNLGELLKILEKEKEQIMENKRQVHSLVNKSKSIVRLKPRNPEEKSTSPVIVQALCDFKQDQRGILKGNEGILKDNSQRSKWLVTGPGGLDMLIPSVCLLIPPPNPLSIGLANKNEQYYEAIMGIWNQLYINIKSLISWQYCVKDINYINTLTLSMLSKMRPEEYRSVIKRLETHYQEFLRTSQGSEMFGEEDKKTIQNHFDNAQSHYDTLIIQLPAYREEAVKPEPPKQETKPSTPKIPKTNVRIVNQAPAPSSALSLTLLNSLQELRRRLELAESGLTSHLHIPLGENSVHECSLHIQKLQTVHQDLDSIHDEYLRIREHIIKQLEGMPADSEQARFLRSELEIINLKLGGLQGLYSVYLQRLSALKGLLQSLLQVEDIIKVHEARLTEKDTTSLDLREVDNYRSTLKQMKSDLEQRRDLLTSMESDLAKAVHWNSQISESFHKCDVDLSKYSELVGQMSDRWRRIQTQIDSRVWDLEKQEKQLKHYQQSSTSLEQWIDNARKRQDNLQTVKLSDIQTLMDHLNQQKALHTEIKGKKEKVEDVQKNADTCAASIKDYELQLASYSSGLETLLNIPIKRTMLQSPASVVRQEAADLQSQYIELLTRSSDYYKFLGELLKNMEELKIRNTKIEMLEEELRRLKEDLQDRNQKNKSLEDALARYKLELTQSKEQLISMEEVKRTTAMQVNAAKESLGSTHNQIQDLTDQLTRIKYQLEEEKRKKRLAEERYTSQQEEYEAAVRRRQKELEELNWNKIDLEKAVKDKEREVERMKILLEEEAARRRNAETDISKVRTQCTQEINQLKQTHETEININKTTILKVSQQKEEDTTELRLQCDRLTAEKRDLEEELRRLRQSVAHTEERKNRAEQEVSQQRASVTKETRIRSELEVQLRTLMQQRGEDDLKLKEATTNNQEKSRQISILTFNLEEEVKKRKALELEISHLKKAEAELKAKNTSYLEAINKLKVSEQETRITRVELEKQTSEKTKVEQSCARLQSRIRELQCSLDGTEAELEKQKKANQEEFTRRKRMEAELERVTHTCREHTTTINTLKSIQIETSTSSKKYEHDLRDLQEALDKSLREHKVTKEELAAATAELKTLKQKLQQEQARIHELNQRNESLYKTIEEKSRQLNDYTTEIEKLKTLTQNLTKERLRLEEELRAVRQERDELKLSKDTIDGESATQISALHVQLQSSNKRTSELQALINDLTKEREKLKMEIDKFQKQSIETSMIVHESQSQYSELLLEKDGLLSKLKLLEQDKNRCQRLEEELTRIKLTLETEQRNKQRLQDEKNAIHKDFTYMKSQYELKDNQIRQCDSDRDRADRERLSLKNEIEKLMRELKSVEERYKSQLLISQKEASDLALKRDALEREIQRLQQRPITSCRQTQTDQMVPTIDPSKLLFDGVRRKVTAHQLCDCGIISKATLDQLLKGKKTVDEVAVDIQLSLKGTGVIAGMTTGSQGKMPFTEAKNKNLLSPESALMLLEAQAATGYIVDPTFNEKMPVDTACSRGIVDTKDRDTLATAEAASTGFRDPYTGKVLSVGQACKQGRMDKETAIRLLQAQESVGGILDPVLSVFLPKDLALDRNLIDEELYRALNKKSTCYLDPATGEKISYSDLRKKCTVERVSGLLLLPGPEKPMTVKGLRGEVSVAELVQSELLDETDLKKYNQGKLTSKDIEDKLKSYLHGSTCIAGIYDEANDRIMPFYQAMKEGLLMRGTTLELLEAQAASGFIVDPVNNVFLTVEEAAKRALIGKEFKNKLLSAEKAVTGYKDPATGITISLFQAIEKDLIEKGHGIRLLEAQIASGGIIDPKQSHRIDVGVAYKRGYFDEEMNEILTYEGDDTKGFFDPNTKENLTYLQLKARCITDDKTGLILLPLKDKKKPQKSEESRTNVLRKRRVVIVDPDTGLEMSVREAYHRELIDYDTFLDLSEQECEWEEITIKGSDGSARLVIVDRKTGTQYDIQECLDCGIIDQKSLDQYRAGKLTLTQFADQITSRTSCSELTISASNVDDVVTCSSPSPTSPTVRKRFNSISITVSPPEMFDDQSPVAAIFDTETLEKITIPEGQRRGIIDTITAQRLLEAQACTGGIINPATGERLSLQDSVHQSIIDESMATKLKPAQKAYVGFEDVKTKRKMSAAEAVKETWLPYEAGQRFLEFQYLTGGLIEPGSGRRITIEEAIRRSWLDGKGAQKLQDTRNHQKNLTCPKTKLKISYKEAMDSCMVEESNGMKMLQATSMSTKGISSPYNVSNPGSRSGSRAGSRTGSRSGSRRGSVDYSSYTYSFSSSSSTTYSSNTNS
- the dspa gene encoding desmoplakin isoform X2; protein product: MSMHGGSTTRLTTMGQRSNSRPDLASASFRNEVFSGGNGFQGDYQTGDGGYNYTSTFSRNSTHYGTGFGGQKGQVSMGGGGGGGISVLGIQQRAGHLTGQCQEYLQKAKMTLQGGGSAVEVEKLMMMAAESMEQLKSCGRELQQLRVSNDIFRHVDQFQHMHGALQQQLSGGMTTRWNRGSVGSAEGGRIFNDAMAWIAQQKRMIETAPWGDDSATIEKQIMTHNKNHSSIQRSQEVDRARDDLNMRGDKYNLYTLEQEWDSLQKMSHSRVSQLRELQGIIEEISRAIMWVNEKEEEELVFDWGDKNIDQYIPKKQESYSRLMRDLEEKEKELNKLKVKADGLVNNNHSASDKIEAYMDTLQTQWSWLLQITKCIHVHLKENAAYSQFFKEANETYAKLQKVHETIRSKFTCDKNTPLDNLGELLKILEKEKEQIMENKRQVHSLVNKSKSIVRLKPRNPEEKSTSPVIVQALCDFKQDQRGILKGNEGILKDNSQRSKWLVTGPGGLDMLIPSVCLLIPPPNPLSIGLANKNEQYYEAIMGIWNQLYINIKSLISWQYCVKDINYINTLTLSMLSKMRPEEYRSVIKRLETHYQEFLRTSQGSEMFGEEDKKTIQNHFDNAQSHYDTLIIQLPAYREEAVKPEPPKQETKPSTPKIPKTNVRIVNQAPAPSSALSLTLLNSLQELRRRLELAESGLTSHLHIPLGENSVHECSLHIQKLQTVHQDLDSIHDEYLRIREHIIKQLEGMPADSEQARFLRSELEIINLKLGGLQGLYSVYLQRLSALKGLLQSLLQVEDIIKVHEARLTEKDTTSLDLREVDNYRSTLKQMKSDLEQRRDLLTSMESDLAKAVHWNSQISESFHKCDVDLSKYSELVGQMSDRWRRIQTQIDSRVWDLEKQEKQLKHYQQSSTSLEQWIDNARKRQDNLQTVKLSDIQTLMDHLNQQKALHTEIKGKKEKVEDVQKNADTCAASIKDYELQLASYSSGLETLLNIPIKRTMLQSPASVVRQEAADLQSQYIELLTRSSDYYKFLGELLKNMEELKIRNTKIEMLEEELRRLKEDLQDRNQKNKSLEDALARYKLELTQSKEQLISMEEVKRTTAMQVNAAKESLGSTHNQIQDLTDQLTRIKYQLEEEKRKKRLAEERYTSQQEEYEAAVRRRQKELEELNWNKIDLEKAVKDKEREVERMKILLEEEAARRRNAETDISKTSMIVHESQSQYSELLLEKDGLLSKLKLLEQDKNRCQRLEEELTRIKLTLETEQRNKQRLQDEKNAIHKDFTYMKSQYELKDNQIRQCDSDRDRADRERLSLKNEIEKLMRELKSVEERYKSQLLISQKEASDLALKRDALEREIQRLQQRPITSCRQTQTDQMVPTIDPSKLLFDGVRRKVTAHQLCDCGIISKATLDQLLKGKKTVDEVAVDIQLSLKGTGVIAGMTTGSQGKMPFTEAKNKNLLSPESALMLLEAQAATGYIVDPTFNEKMPVDTACSRGIVDTKDRDTLATAEAASTGFRDPYTGKVLSVGQACKQGRMDKETAIRLLQAQESVGGILDPVLSVFLPKDLALDRNLIDEELYRALNKKSTCYLDPATGEKISYSDLRKKCTVERVSGLLLLPGPEKPMTVKGLRGEVSVAELVQSELLDETDLKKYNQGKLTSKDIEDKLKSYLHGSTCIAGIYDEANDRIMPFYQAMKEGLLMRGTTLELLEAQAASGFIVDPVNNVFLTVEEAAKRALIGKEFKNKLLSAEKAVTGYKDPATGITISLFQAIEKDLIEKGHGIRLLEAQIASGGIIDPKQSHRIDVGVAYKRGYFDEEMNEILTYEGDDTKGFFDPNTKENLTYLQLKARCITDDKTGLILLPLKDKKKPQKSEESRTNVLRKRRVVIVDPDTGLEMSVREAYHRELIDYDTFLDLSEQECEWEEITIKGSDGSARLVIVDRKTGTQYDIQECLDCGIIDQKSLDQYRAGKLTLTQFADQITSRTSCSELTISASNVDDVVTCSSPSPTSPTVRKRFNSISITVSPPEMFDDQSPVAAIFDTETLEKITIPEGQRRGIIDTITAQRLLEAQACTGGIINPATGERLSLQDSVHQSIIDESMATKLKPAQKAYVGFEDVKTKRKMSAAEAVKETWLPYEAGQRFLEFQYLTGGLIEPGSGRRITIEEAIRRSWLDGKGAQKLQDTRNHQKNLTCPKTKLKISYKEAMDSCMVEESNGMKMLQATSMSTKGISSPYNVSNPGSRSGSRAGSRTGSRSGSRRGSVDYSSYTYSFSSSSSTTYSSNTNS